In the Flavobacterium sp. J372 genome, one interval contains:
- a CDS encoding helix-turn-helix domain-containing protein produces MSTATKNHIGRKISRIRELRDMKQEALAQAFGISQQAVSNIENSETVEDAKLEEIAKALGVTAEGIKQFSEEAVLNIIGNTYHVDNSSAVNYGCTFNPMDKLIEAYEENKKLYERLVQAEKDKVAYLEKLLNK; encoded by the coding sequence ATGAGTACTGCAACTAAAAATCACATAGGAAGGAAAATAAGCCGTATTCGCGAACTGCGCGATATGAAACAGGAAGCATTAGCCCAGGCTTTTGGTATTAGTCAACAGGCAGTTTCTAATATTGAAAATAGTGAAACCGTTGAGGATGCTAAACTTGAAGAGATTGCTAAGGCTTTAGGTGTAACTGCTGAAGGTATTAAACAGTTTTCTGAAGAAGCCGTTTTAAATATTATTGGTAATACTTACCATGTAGATAATTCATCTGCTGTTAATTATGGTTGTACTTTCAATCCAATGGACAAACTTATTGAAGCCTATGAGGAAAATAAGAAACTGTATGAAAGATTAGTTCAAGCAGAAAAAGATAAGGTAGCTTACCTGGAGAAGC